A section of the Oryza sativa Japonica Group chromosome 1, ASM3414082v1 genome encodes:
- the LOC9266108 gene encoding uncharacterized protein, whose product MARANEMVRADSRMMVVFSALASKSGPLTFEDSLRFVKKVKACNYMLYLSLFDILGRMELSRLEAYRELQLLFQNYPDLHEELEKFRPPVPIKHPANNIWPWLFACAVPLVAVSLIPALGNPVLWFVQQTLGEKMKA is encoded by the exons ATGGCTAGAGCAAATGAGATGGTCAGGGCAGACTCAAGGATGATGGTTGTCTTTAGTGCCCTGGCATCTAAATCAGGGCCACTGACATTTGAAGACTCGCTCAGATTTGTCAAGAAAGTGAAG GCTTGTAACTACATGTTGTATTTGTCATTGTTTGACATTCTTGGAAGAATGGAGCTATCCCGGCTTGAGGCCTACCGAGAG TTACAGCTGCTGTTTCAAAATTACCCGGATTTGCACGAAGAGCTTGAAAAGTTTAGACCTCCAGTGCCTATAAAACATCCAGCAAACAACATTTGGCCCTGGCTTTTTGCTTGTGCTGTTCCGCTGGTGGCAGTAAGCCTAATTCCTGCTCTCGGAAATCCAGTGCTGTGGTTTGTCCAACAAACACTAGGTGAAAAAATGAAGGCGTAA
- the LOC136351083 gene encoding uncharacterized protein, with protein sequence MALKSSSTMELVSRMSKSMSVANNILAVHVPRLHALRAALDGIQDEPSRADLSSSSAATDACRLIRDTAAGLTHATIHLHNAAYYLSSVLRIALRHADADASTDFSSKLPSLAANPFPRLAAHLLASIPTPPPQPTACTLDDALLAVSVVHNTLALLLDYNLERCILYLRLLGRRNDPNLHRHNRLPLARDRLRAACVMLDFAAAYCNVAANAINAHYIKLQNEASLIFGYTWNLP encoded by the coding sequence atggcgttgAAGAGCAGTAGTACGATGGAGCTGGTGTCCCGCATGTCGAAGAGCATGAGCGTGGCCAACAACATCCTCGCCGTGCACGTCCCCCGCCTGCACGCCCTACGCGCCGCCCTCGACGGGATCCAGGACGAGCCCTCCCGCGCCGACctctcgtcctcctccgccgccaccgacgcctgCAGGCTCATCCGGGACACCGCCGCTGGCCTCACCCACGCCACGATCCACCTCCACAACGCCGCCTACTACCTCTCCTCCGTGCTCCGCATCGCGctgcgccacgccgacgccgacgcctccACCGACTTCTCCTCCAAGCTGCCCTCGCTCGCCGCCAACCCCttcccccgcctcgccgcccaccTGCTCGCCTCcatccccacgccgccgccgcagcccacCGCCTGCACCCTCGACGACGCGTTGCTCGCGGTGTCCGTCGTCCACAACACGCTCGCGCTCCTCCTCGACTACAACCTTGAGAGGTGCATCCTCTacctccgcctcctcggccgccgcaACGACCCCAATCTCCATCGCCACAACCGCCTGCCGCTGGCCCGCGACCGCCTCCGTGCCGCCTGCGTCATGTTAgacttcgccgccgcctactGCAACGTCGCCGCCAACGCCATCAACGCCCACTACATCAAGCTTCAAAACGAGGCCAGCTTGATTTTCGGTTACACCTGGAACCTACCCTGA
- the LOC4326133 gene encoding paired amphipathic helix protein Sin3-like 3, producing the protein MKRARDDALMGSQLKRPNVGRSDPTAQPQHMPLGPASAAAPPPQAAAAPPAQPPAGGATAGQKLTTNDALVYLKAVKDKFQDKREKYEEFLEVMRDFKSERIDTNGVIIRVKTLFNGYPELILGFNTFLPKGYAIKLQEEKKPVDFVEAINFVNKIKNRFQHDEHVYKAFLDILNMYRKDNKSIQDVYHEVAVLFADHKDLLEEFQHFLPDTSVPPQAVAPSRPGIRRDDRTSLVPPASRNEKRDKAHPHADRESVDRPDLDHVIQRRRPKDRHDYDRGDKDGELDSKDLDIGLKRKPFPRKMEDPTSADAHHGGPLENHGILGASASLYDNKDALKSVYTQEFHFCEKVKEKLEHDAYQEFLKCLHIYSQEIITRSELKNLVNDILQQHPDLMDGFNEFLEHCENIDGFLAGVFSKRQTGRIVKTEERKEGGKGTEKEPDRIEKVPAYKEAPSQKPVFSSKEKYIYKPVSELDLSNCQRCTPSYRLLPKHYPMPPAGNKTELGASVLNDHWVSVTSGSEDYSFKHMRKNQYEESLFRCEDDRFELDMLLESVNAATKRVEELIEKMQDNSLKPDSPIRIDEHLTPLNLRCIERLYGDHGLDVMDVLRKNASVALPVILTRLKQKQEEWSRCRSDFNKVWAEIYAKNYHKSLDHRSFYFKQQDTKNLSTKSLLTEIKEINEKKRKEDDVLLAIAAGNRRPIVPNMSFDYVDSNIHEDMYKIIKYSCGEVCSSSDQLDKVVRIWTTFLEPILGVQPRTHGAEDADAVKPKSRTTKSGLATVGEINTTAAGAVAKHGHDENIPQEQTPSSLARMVNGVATDTQNGFHDVDRTARRAEEPSNTAVNGRVQGASPGTNEIPAVSTQNMPTERSAENIPVARTEQHGNAKANLEPTSGVNASRSSHAGNDTAAEARAGNETLPSVEGGETGRSGSTLNGGGASEGNKGRLFNEASASHNTPKVEREEGELSPNGDFEEDNFAPFEDGAVDGVSKAKEGSTSRPFQGRSGEAQPSCAEAAGENDADADDEGEESAQRSTEDSENASEGGEDASGSESGDGEECSREDHDEEEEDMDHDDQDAKAESEGEAEGTTETHDVEGGISLPLSERFLHSVKPLAKHVPTALHDRDEKSSRIFYGNDSFYVLFRLHQILYERLLSAKTNSSSAEKKWRTSKDTNPPDLYAKFISALYNLLDGSSDNTKFEDDCRSIIGTQSYVLFTLDKLIYKVVKQLQAIATDEMDNKLLQLYLYEKSRSPGRFFDLVYHENARVLLHEESIYRFECCSNPTKLSIQLMEYGHEKPEVTAVSIDPNFSSYLFNEYLSSMSDRKLSEGVFLERNKRKHSNNDEPSDSLKAMDGVKVANGLECKISCKTSKVSYVLDTEDFLFRLRKRRRFSPVGNVPEKLQASKTYAAKVQRFHRFLSKP; encoded by the exons ATGAAGCGCGCCAGGGACGACGCGCTCATGGGCTCCCAACTCAAGCGCCCCAACGTCGGTCGATCCGATCC GACGGCGCAGCCGCAGCACATGCCTCTGGGGCCTGCCTCcgctgcagcgccgccgcctcaggccgccgctgctccgcctgcTCAGCCGCCCGCCGGCGGCGCAACGGCCGGCCAGAAGCTCACCACGAACGATGCGCTCGTCTACCTCAAGGCCGTCAAGGATAAGTTCCAGGACAAGAGGGAGAAATACGAGGAGTTCCTCGAGGTCATGCGCGATTTCAAGAGTGAGAG GATTGATACCAACGGAGTCATTATTCGTGTCAAGACACTCTTCAACGGGTACCCTGAGCTCATCCTTGGCTTCAATACCTTCTTGCCCAAGGGTTATGCAATCAAGCtgcaggaggagaagaagccTGTTGATTTCGTGGAAGCCATCAATTTCGTAAACAAGATTAAG AATCGGTTCCAGCATGATGAGCATGTCTATAAGGCATTCTTAGACATCCTCAACATGTACCGCAAGGACAATAAATCCATCCAAGATGTTTACCATGAG GTTGCTGTGTTGTTTGCAGACCACAAAGATTTACTCGAAGAGTTCCAACACTTCTTGCCTGATACCTCCGTGCCTCCACAAGCTGTGGCCCCTTCAAGGCCTGGTATTAGGCGGGATGACAGGACCTCTCTGGTGCCTCCTGCTAGTAGGAATGAAAAG AGGGATAAGGCTCATCCACATGCTGACCGTGAGAGTGTTGATCGTCCTGATCTGGACCATGTTATCCAGCGAAGACGCCCTAAGGATAGGCATGATTATGATAGAGGCGATAAGGATGGTGAACTTGACAGCAAAGATCTTGATATAGGACTTAAGCGCAAACCTTTTCCAAGGAAGATGGAGGACCCTACCAGTGCTGATGCACACCATGGAGGGCCCCTGGAAAATCACGGAATACTTGGTGCATCTGCTTCATTATATGATAATAAAGATGCACTTAAGA GTGTATACACGCAGGAGTTCCATTTCTGCGAAAAAGTGAAGGAGAAGCTGGAGCATGATGCTTACCAGGAGTTTTTGAAATGTCTTCACATATACAGCCAGGAAATTATTACTAGGAGTGAATTGAAGAACTTG GTGAATGATATACTTCAGCAGCATCCAGATCTTATGGATGGGTTTAATGAATTCTTGGAGCACTGTGAGAATATAG ATGGTTTTCTGGCTGGTGTCTTCAGTAAAA GGCAAACTGGACGAATTGTTAAAACTGAGGAAAGGaaagagggaggaaagggaacAGAAAAAGAACCGGACAGAATCGAGAAAGTACCAGCATATAAGGAAGCTCCTAGCCAAAAACCTGTGTTCTCTAGCAAAGAAAAGTATATATACAAACCTGTATCAGAGCTCGATCTTTCAAATTGTCAGCGGTGCACTCCAAGTTACCGGCTTCTACCTAAACAT TACCCAATGCCTCCCGCAGGCAACAAGACTGAGCTTGGAGCTTCAGTGCTTAACGATCACTGGGTATCAGTGACATCAGGAAGTGAAGACTATTCATTTAAGCACATGAGAAAGAATCAGTACGAAGAGAGTTTATTTAGATGTGAAGATGACAG atttGAGTTGGACATGCTGTTGGAATCAGTTAATGCAGCAACTAAGCGTGTCGAAGAGTTGATAGAAAAGATGCAAGACAACTCCCTAAAACCAGATAGCCCAATACGCATCGATGAGCATTTAACTC CTTTGAATCTGAGGTGCATTGAACGGTTATATGGTGACCATGGTCTGGATGTGATGGATGTCCTTCGAAAGAACGCTAGTGTTGCTCTACCAGTCATCTTAACTAGGCTTAAACAGAAGCAGGAAGAATGGTCAAGGTGCCGATCAGATTTCAACAAGGTTTGGGCAGAGATATATGCCAAAAATTATCACAAGTCTCTTGACCACCGCAGTTTCTATTTCAAACAGCAAGATACAAAGAACCTGAGCACAAAAT CTCTATTAACTGAGATCAAAGAAATTaatgagaagaaaagaaaggaagatgATGTGCTCCTTGCTATTGCTGCTGGAAATAGGCGTCCAATAGTTCCCAATATGTCATTTGACTATGTAGATTCAAACATCCATGAAGATATGTATAAGATCATTAAGTACTCCTGTGGTGAAGTCTGCAGTTCCTCAGACCAACTGGACAAAGTTGTGAGAATTTGGACAACTTTTCTGGAGCCAATTTTGGGTGTTCAGCCTCGGACACATGGTGCTGAGGATGCAGATGCAGTCAAACCCAAGAGTCGAACCACAAAGTCTGGTCTTGCAACTGTTGGGGAAATCAACACTACTGCAGCAGGGGCTGTTGCCAAGCATGGCCATGATGAAAATATTCCACAGGAGCAAACACCGTCATCTCTGGCTAGAATGGTGAATGGAGTAGCAACAGATACTCAAAATGGTTTCCATGATGTTGATCGAACTGCTCGTAGGGCTGAGGAACCATCGAATACTGCCGTAAATGGAAGAGTGCAAGGTGCTTCCCCTGGAACTAATGAAATTCCCGCTGTTAGTACCCAAAACATGCCTACCGAGAGGTCTGCAGAGAACATTCCTGTTGCTAGGACTGAACAGCATGGCAATGCTAAAGCAAATTTGGAACCAACATCAG GTGTGAATGCTTCTAGAAGTTCTCATGCTGGAAATGACACTGCTGCTGAAGCCCGGGCTGGAAATGAAACATTACCATCAGTAGAG GGTGGAGAAACAGGGAGGTCAGGATCAACTTTAAATGGTGGAGGTGCAAGTGAGGGTAACAAAGGGCGCCTATTCAATGAAGCTTCTGCATCCCACAATACCCCAAAAGTTGAAAGAGAAGAGGGTGAATTATCTCCTAATGGGGATTTTGAAGAGGACAATTTTGCGCCTTTTGAAGATGGAGCTGTAGATGGAGTATCTAAAGCGAAGGAAGGTTCCACAAGCAGACCATTCCAGGGTAGGTCTGGAGAAGCACAACCATCTTGTGCTGAAGCAGCTGGTGAGAatgatgctgatgctgatgaTGAGGGTGAGGAAAGCGCACAAAGGTCTACCGAGGACAGTGAGAATGCCTCCGAGGGTGGTGAAGATGCATCAGGAAGTGAATCTGGTGATGGTGAGGAGTGCTCTCGTGAAGATCatgatgaggaagaggaagatatGGATCATGATGATCAGGATGCCAAGGCTGAAAGTGAGGGTGAGGCAGAAGGAACAACTGAGACACATGATGTGGAAGGGGGAATATCACTCCCGCTATCGGAACGCTTTCTACACTCCGTAAAACCACTTGCCAAGCATGTACCCACAGCTTTACATGACCGAGATGAAAAGTCCTCGCGTATATTTTATGGGAATGATTCATTTTATGTACTGTTCAGGCTGCATCAG ATCTTGTACGAAAGATTACTTTCGGCTAAGACAAACTCATCCAGTGCTGAAAAGAAATGGAGAACTTCCAAGGATACAAACCCACCTGACCTATATGCAAA GTTTATAAGTGCACTTTACAACTTGCTCGATGGTTCTTCGGATAATACCAAGTTTGAGGATGACTGCCGTTCTATCATTGGTACTCAGTCCTATGTTCTGTTTACTTTGGATAAACTGATATATAAAGTTGTGAAGCAG CTTCAAGCTATAGCAACAGATGAAATGGACAACAAGCTTCTCCAGCTTTATTTATATGAAAAATCAAGATCCCCTGGGAGGTTCTTTGATCTAGTCTATCATGAAAATGCACGCGTGCTCCTCCATGAAGAGAGCATATACCGGTTTGAATGT TGCTCAAATCCTACAAAATTGTCTATTCAGCTGATGGAATATGGCCATGAAAAGCCTGAAGTGACTGCAGTATCAATTGATCCCAATTTTTCCTCGTATCTTTTTAACGAGTATTTGTCGAGTATGTCAGACAGAAAATTGTCTGAGGGTGTCTTCCTGGAAAG GAATAAGCGGAAGCATTCAAATAACGACGAGCCTTCAGATTCGTTGAAGGCCATGGATGGTGTCAAAGTCGCTAATGGCCTTGAATGCAAGATATCATGCAAGACCTCTAAG GTCTCATATGTCCTTGACACTGAAGATTTCTTATTTCGattgagaaagaggaggagatttTCACCTGTTGGAAATGTGCCTGAGAAGCTGCAGGCTTCAAAAACATATGCTGCGAAAGTGCAGCGCTTCCATAGATTTCTATCCAAGCCTTAG
- the LOC4326132 gene encoding uncharacterized protein, producing the protein MYSHVDEHKQSTRRAEREKTQDTRRDERAESRWAMAGAVKRMVDNSYHDVMESIQAEESAAESARNRLLAVSTLLEQQRGALEVVSGRMASWAIREVEMSAITAELLLLDDVAAGACDAAARLRGIKTTLELVKLIKADDVTLTLATDDLEHYALKQPGDATFAPAPSPEELDEAMKHAEAAQEHVLRCCARVRAVVRCFQGVERVGVAGAEQGGVIAEGELGVAHESLDAAVGELLKAEAAAAASTANARNVSARKQNATVPDPPIPVIDIDSD; encoded by the coding sequence ATGTATAGTCATGTAGATGAACACAAGCAAAGCACGCGGAGAGCGGAAAGAGAGAAAACACAAGacacgagacgagacgagagagCGGAGAGCAGGTGGGCGATGGCGGGTGCTGTGAAGAGGATGGTGGATAATTCGTACCACGACGTGATGGAATCCATTCAGGcggaggagtcggcggcggagTCGGCGCGCAACCGTCTGCTCGCCGTCTCGACCCTGCTGGAGCAGCAGCGCGGAGCCCTGGAGGTGGTGAGCGGCAGGATGGCGAGCTGGGCGATTCGGGAGGTGGAGATGAGCGCCATCACCGCCGAGCTCCTGCTCCTCGACGACGTGGCGGCCGGGGCgtgcgacgcggcggcgaggctgcgcGGCATCAAGACCACGCTCGAGCTCGTCAAGCTCATCAAGGCTGACGACGTCACCCTCACCCTCGCCACCGACGACTTGGAACACTATGCCCTGAAGCAGCCCGGCGACGCCACCTTCGCCCCCGCCCCGTCCCCCGAGGAGCTGGATGAGGCCATGAAGCACGCGGAAGCCGCGCAGGAGCATGTCCTCCGGTGCTGCGCCCGCGTGCGCGCCGTGGTCCGCTGCTTCCAGGGGGTGGAGAGGGTGGGCGTGGCCGGAGCGGAACAGGGGGGCGTGATCGCGGAGGGCGAGCTCGGGGTGGCCCACGAGTCGCTGGACGCCGCGGTGGGCGAGCTCCTCaaggcggaggcagcggcggcggcgtcgacggcaaACGCCCGGAATGTCAGCGCGCGGAAGCAGAACGCCACCGTACCTGATCCCCCCATCCCAGTGATTGATATCGATTCTGATTGA
- the LOC9272141 gene encoding uncharacterized protein yields the protein MKHPSRIKLASPNKSHGLPYLLPVSAGFLPFSHRLACLLAFPIPISHQPQTAANPTSARPHRNLARFSEEEMGEYCGAAPEEDPAMALVTPLPTTTTTTTTAAAAAIKQPHYYGCFDRCSTKQVFDNLHGNISLDPLAREFVDTEEFQRLRDLKQLGLTYLVYPGAVHTRFEHSLGVYWLAGEAMNNLRLYQGEELGIDRVDMQTVKLAGLLHDIGHGPFSHLFEHEFLPRVVPGSTWTHENMSALLLDSIVDKHQIDIEADHLKIVMEMIVASSKFTATESTKEKRFLYDIVANGRNGIDVDKFDYIGRDCRACGLGCNFQYWRLLQGMRVMGDEICYPAKDYLSIHKLFTTRADLHRTVYTHAKVKAVELMLVDALVEANEYLGIALHAQDPADFWKLDDTIIKSIETAPNDELNKAKGIIQRIRRRELYKFCNEYSVPKDKLEHFKNITAQDIVCSQKSSKVLLKEEDVAVSNVKIDLTRGKDNPLESIKFFKDFGCDEKFPITDERVSHLLPAYNQDRIVRVYAKKHELVEAVSEAFENLQLRMYGEKTQVHDTPRKKRIRFH from the exons ATGAAACATCCCTCCCGCATTAAATTGGCATCTCCTAATAAATCTCACGGACTTCCATATCTACTCCCGGTTTCTGCTGGAttccttcctttttctcatCGCCTCGCCTGCCTCTTGGCCTTCCCCATCCCCATCTCTCATCAGCCGCAAACTGCTGCAAACCCCACTAGCGCTCGCCCCCACCGTAATCTCGCGCGATTctcggaggaggagatgggcgaGTACTGCGGCGCTGCTCCGGAGGAGGACCCTGCCATGGCCCTCGTCACGCcgctccccaccaccaccaccaccaccaccacggcggcggcggcggccatcaaGCAACCCCACTACTACGGCTGCTTCGACCGCTGCTCCACCAAGCAGGTCTTCGACAACCTCCACGGCAACATCTCGCTCGACCCG TTGGCTCGTGAGTTTGTGGATACGGAGGAGTTTCAGAG GCTGCGGGATCTAAAACAACTTG GCCTTACATATCTGGTCTACCCAGGAGCCGTTCACACACGTTTTGAGCATTCATTAGGTGTCTATTGGCTAGCTGGGGAGGCTATGAACAATCTTCGACTGTACCAG GGAGAAGAGCTTGGCATTGACCGTGTTGATATGCAAACTGTAAAACTTGCAG GCCTTTTGCATGACATTGGACATGGCCCCTTCAGTCATTTGTTTGAACATGAGTTTCTTCCTCGTGTTGTTCCTGGATCAACCTG GACCCATGAAAATATGTCTGCACTGTTGCTGGACAGCATTGTCGACAAACACCAAATAGACATTGAAGCTGATCATCTCAAAATTGTTATG gaaatGATTGTTGCCAGCTCTAAGTTCACTGCAACAGAA agcacaaaggagaagcgcTTTCTTTATGACATTGTTGCTAATGGTCGGAATGGTATCGATGTTGACAA GTTTGACTACATTGGCCGTGATTGCAGAGCATGTGGTCTGGGTTGTAATTTCCAGTACTGGAG GCTCTTACAAGGCATGCGAGTCATGGGTGATGAAATATGCTACCCTGCCAAAGATT ATTTGAGCATCCATAAATTGTTTACGACACGTGCTGATCTTCACCGCACTGTCTATACACATGCGAAAGTCAAG GCTGTTGAACTGATGCTTGTGGATGCACTTGTTGAGGCTAACGAATACTTGGGAATAGCTTTGCATGCACAAGATCCAGCGGACTTCTGGAAG TTAGATGACACGATCATTAAAAGCATTGAAACTGCTCCCAACGATGAACTGAACAAAGCAAAAGGGATCATTCAACGTATTCGCCGAAGAGAGCTCTATAAG TTCTGCAATGAATATTCTGTTCCAAAGGACAAGCTGGAGCACTTTAAGAATATAACCGCACAAGACATAGTTTGTTCACAG AAATCTTCCAAGGTGCTGCTGAAGGAAGAAGATGTTGCTGTTAGCAATGTTAAGATTGATTTGACCCGTGGAAAAGATAATCCCCTTGAAAG CATCAAGTTCTTTAAG GATTTTGGTTGCGATGAGAAGTTCCCCATCACAGATGAGCGGGTCAGCCACCTGCTACCTGCGTACAACCAGGACAGAATTGTCCGGGTCTACGCCAAGAAGCACGAGCTG GTTGAAGCGGTGTCAGAAGCCTTCGAGAACCTACAACTGAGGATGTATGGTGAGAAGACACAAGTTCATGACACTCCCAGGAAGAAGCGCATTAGATTCCACTAA